In the Hordeum vulgare subsp. vulgare chromosome 7H, MorexV3_pseudomolecules_assembly, whole genome shotgun sequence genome, one interval contains:
- the LOC123409633 gene encoding disease resistance protein RGA2-like, with protein MDALLGAAQWVVGKALAPIADGVLEAWEASNNLGLNIETLKMELLLVKATLELASGKQIHGQAMELLLGKLRDSAHCAEDLLDELDYFRIHDQLQGTYDAADQHGKGGVHDIALNACHVAKAVGKLSFISCCACPRAMQRTTGNSSSAPNANREVSSCMPKLGKLLPCLSSPQVRQDRSGQPTLCGAPQGETPMPQFNRAHVSERMRHIVEQLQPVRKEVTQILQSCNPMTVPDIAQSRPITTSQSIEPNLYGRDRIMHTIIHDMTKGKYLSNDLTVLPIVGPGGIGKTTLIQHIYRNQQVQNHFQVVIWVCVSLSFNLKKLLEEIKTYIPRVEGEKDGRVEELIEQRLKSKRFLLVLDDIWEFSDGDDWKRLLLPLKTSQEKGSIILVTTRFPKITKMVGTTRHIELQGLESEEFRMLFLAFVFGNEPVRSDQCFLDEIGNKIMEKLRGSPLAAKTVGALLSKDLSLQHWRRVLESKEWETQTDSNGIMPALKLSYDHLSFQQQQCFFFSALFPEDHKYSATQLINLWIGLGILQPGARNQTLEIIGSNNLNDLVACGFFREEEEDGYPRYVMHDLLHDLALQVASHECLVVHHSSVRLEEIHPSIRHLSIIIHDADKISLENLKSELRKLKTSLKVKQLHTLMLFGEMDESFVSILGDLLGEAKSLRVLRLDDMPFSVESILHNFSTLLHLRYLYLGTECEREMNVLLTVSRFYHLRILALGSWCQNCHLPKELSNLVNMRHVYTPTVELHSDIFNVGKLRHLEELKVFRVNKESEGFELKQLEHLTELREVGIYNLENIHTKEEANKANLGVKNYLERLTLDWDSKRSNIEPDVEEIVLESLMPQRYLQDLCVRGHGGSSCPTWLGDKLAVEVLESLHLSGVSWEHLPPLGKMRGLVKVILENIATIEEFVIDQSSCRLVRLELVGLESFEKWVLSEGVDHMFPHLQVMIIRGCPKLLELPFQNCFFDPKPDQDQNICWFPKLQKLQIHKCPKLLLVARIPWTGTLQSVKIGDVRLLEKFRYSTSSYNGVDLEIVGKDELQSLDEVVAFNNLTGLEYLTLIKCPPMESKHLLLLTSLKKLDVQGSDDPVGPVGGGGDVDWQYPLEFLEVQKSCGGKQLTQLLTHLPRLSSLRIMDCEDITQLAAATTTEMELWKVDDDSGILLLPGHLSDTLQSLVIHGCLELVLVDSIRAGGGLQALQSLQTLSIFNSPKLLSTTRSSFSSCLFPSSLHRLILESLNGMETLEPLSNLTSLTKLHVKFCGEDLRCKGLGSLLTTGEQLRELTIFGSPKFFTGWDHNPRRVQLQGGGGEELVSPQSSSKLQMISTDEAMGLLAEPICSFLSSSLTELYLYGSRQEMEYFTKEQEDALQLLASLQRLHIYWYSKLQHLPARLHKLTNLKKLLVGYCPAVRSLPKDGLPKLLQELDVRDCGNEELKNECRGLVGTIPRIKLASALEGFPVYILLALYSYFLTVPSTCYCTNAKIVLELHGFSERNASSAWSLLGCDGDPTRHGHVRSQVLGKHSACESLTAKKCCSSGLLEVLTLAVGDGWRVMEDEEEGGNLHQRLAVANGGGVRVAVELELEEEVQRNGKVDLIPQSGHLHSATVGSVGTCLPPV; from the exons ATGGACGCGCTCCTCGGCGCAGCGCAATGGGTGGTGGGCAAGGCGCTGGCCCCTATTGCTGATGGCGTGCTGGAGGCTTGGGAGGCCAGCAACAACTTGGGTCTCAACATTGAGACTCTCAAGATGGAGCTGCTGCTTGTGAAGGCCACCCTCGAACTCGCTAGCGGCAAACAGATCCATGGGCAGGCCATGGAACTGCTATTGGGGAAGCTGCGAGACTCGGCACACTGTGCCGAGGACTTGTTGGATGAGCTGGACTACTTCCGCATCCACGACCAGCTCCAGGGCACATATGACGCTGCAGATCAGCATGGCAAGGGCGGTGTCCACGACATTGCCCTCAATGCTTGTCACGTCGCCAAAGCTGTTGGCAAGCTGTCATTTATATC ATGTTGTGCTTGCCCTCGTGCAATGCAGAGGACAACCGGGAATTCTTCCTCCGCACCAAACGCCAATCGGGAGGTTAGCAGCTGCATGCCCAAGCTCGGTAAACTTCTCCCTTGCTTATCTTCCCCACAAGTTCGTCAGGATCGTTCTGGCCAGCCAACTCTTTGTGGTGCGCCACAGGGCGAAACACCAATGCCACAGTTCAATAGGGCTCATGTCTCCGAAAGAATGCGACACATTGTAGAGCAACTACAGCCTGTGCGTAAAGAGGTTACTCAGATACTGCAGAGTTGTAATCCTATGACTGTTCCAGATATTGCCCAGAGTCGTCCCATCACCACTAGCCAAAGTATAGAGCCAAATTTGTATGGAAGGGACCGTATCATGCATACTATCATACATGATATGACCAAGGGTAAATACCTTAGCAATGATCTAACCGTGCTTCCGATTGTCGGTCCAGGGGGGATAGGAAAAACAACTCTGATACAACACATATATAGAAACCAGCAAGTTCAAAATCATTTTCAAGTTGTTATTTGGGTATGTGTGTCGCTCAGTTTCAATTTGAAAAAGCTGCTAGAAGAAATTAAAACATACATCCCTCGGGTTGAAGGGGAAAAGGATGGCAGGGTTGAAGAGCTGATTGAACAGAGATTAAAATCTAAAAGGTTTTTGCTTGTACTGGATGATATTTGGGAGTTTAGTGATGGGGATGATTGGAAAAGGTTACTGTTGCCACTCAAAACATCACAAGAAAAGGGTAGCATCATTCTGGTCACAACTCGGTTTCCAAAAATTACAAAGATGGTTGGAACAACTAGACATATAGAATTGCAAGGGTTAGAATCCGAAGAATTTAGGATGTTATTCCTTGCATTTGTCTTTGGCAATGAGCCCGTTAGAAGTGATCAGTGTTTTTTGGATGAGATTGGAAATAAGATAATGGAAAAACTAAGGGGATCCCCTCTTGCTGCAAAAACAGTTGGTGCATTGTTAAGTAAAGACCTTAGTTTGCAGCATTGGAGAAGGGTCTTAGAAAGTAAAGAATGGGAGACACAGACTGATTCCAACGGCATTATGCCTGCCTTGAAGCTTAGCTATGACCATCTTTCtttccaacaacaacaatgttTCTTCTTTTCTGCATTGTTTCCAGAAGATCACAAGTATAGTGCCACCCAGCTAATCAACTTGTGGATAGGACTAGGTATCTTACAACCTGGTGCTCGAAACCAAACACTTGAAATTATAGGTTCGAATAATTTAAATGATTTGGTGGCATGTGGATTtttcagagaggaggaggaggatgggtatCCGCGTTATGTTATGCATGACTTGCTACATGATTTAGCATTGCAAGTTGCATCTCATGAATGTCTTGTTGTGCATCACTCTAGTGTGAGATTAGaagaaattcatccaagcatccgCCACTTGTCTATAATAATACATGATGCTGATAAAATTTCTCTTGAAAACCTTAAGAGCGAGTTAAGAAAATTGAAGACAAGTTTGAAGGTTAAACAACTGCATACTTTGATGCTATTTGGAGAAATGGATGAAAGCTTTGTCAGCATTTTGGGTGATTTGTTAGGGGAAGCAAAATCTCTTCGTGTGCTCCGTTTGGATGACATGCCATTTTCTGTGGAGTCCATATTGCACAACTTTTCAACACTTCTTCATCTACGGTACCTATATCTGGGGACAGAGTGTGAGAGGGAGATGAATGTACTGCTTACCGTTTCTAGGTTTTATCATTTAAGGATTCTGGCTCTAGGGTCATGGTGCCAAAACTGTCATTTGCCAAAAGAGTTGAGCAACCTTGTAAACATGCGTCATGTTTATACTCCAACTGTTGAATTGCATTCTGATATTTTTAATGTGGGAAAACTCAGACACTTAGAGGAGTTGAAGGTATTTAGAGTTAATAAAGAAAGTGAAGGATTTGAACTAAAACAGCTAGAGCATTTGACTGAATTAAGGGAGGTTGGCATTTATAACCTTGAGAATATACACACGAAAGAAGAAGCCAACAAAGCAAATCTGGGAGTGAAAAATTACTTGGAGAGATTAACATTAGATTGGGATAGTAAGCGGTCTAATATTGAGCCTGATGTTGAAGAGATTGTTCTCGAGAGTCTTATGCCACAAAGATATCTTCAAGATTTGTGCGTTAGAGGGCATGGAGGCTCTTCTTGTCCAACATGGTTGGGTGATAAGCTCGCTGTTGAAGTTCTTGAATCTCTTCATCTCTCTGGTGTTTCTTGGGAACACCTCCCTCCACTGGGGAAGATGCGGGGTCTTGTTAAAGTAATATTGGAGAATATTGCAACAATAGAGGAGTTTGTTATAGATCAAAGCTCTTGCAGGCTAGTAAGGCTTGAACTTGTTGGTTTGGAAAGTTTTGAAAAATGGGTACTATCAGAGGGTGTTGATCATATGTTTCCTCATTTGCAAGTGATGATTATAAGAGGCTGCCCTAAGCTGTTGGAGTTGCCATTTCAAAATTGTTTCTTTGACCCTAAACCAGATCaagaccagaatatttgttggtttCCCAAACTGCAAAAGCTTCAGATACATAAGTGTCCAAAACTCTTGTTAGTGGCTCGTATCCCATGGACTGGAACTTTGCAGAGTGTGAAGATAGGTGATGTAAGGCTACTTGAGAAGTTCCGTTACTCAACATCATCTTACAATGGAGTAGACTTGGAAATTGTTGGAAAGGATGAATTGCAGAGCTTAGATGAGGTGGTTGCATTCAATAACCTGACAGGTCTTGAGTATCTCACTCTAATCAAGTGCCCACCTATGGAGTCAAAGCACCTTCTGTTGCTTACCTCACTGAAGAAATTGGATGTACAGGGTTCAGATGATCCGGTTGGGCCTGTAGGAGGTGGAGGTGATGTGGATTGGCAGTACCCGCTTGAGTTTCTTGAGGTCCAGAAATCATGTGGTGGGAAGCAATTGACACAGCTCCTCACCCATCTCCCACGGCTCTCTTCGTTGAGAATCATGGACTGTGAAGACATAACCCAGCTGGCAGCAGCAACAACTACAGAGATGGAGCTGTGGAAAGTAGATGATGATTCAGGGATCCTGCTCTTGCCGGGCCATCTCTCTGACACACTGCAGAGCTTGGTCATCCATGGTTGTCTGGAGCTGGTGTTGGTCGACTCCATCCGAGCAGGAGGAGGACTCCAGGCCCTGCAGTCCCTCCAGACCTTAAGCATTTTTAACAGCCCCAAGTTACTATCCACTACCAGGAGCTCCTTTTCCAGCTGCCTTTTCCCATCGTCTCTGCATCGCCTCATTCTTGAGTCTCTGAATGGCATGGAGACACTGGAGCCCCTCTCAAACCTCACATCTCTCACCAAATTACATGTGAAGTTCTGCGGAGAGGATCTGAGATGCAAGGGCCTGGGGTCTCTCCTTACCACCGGGGAACAACTCAGAGAATTAACAATCTTTGGCAGCCCTAAATTCTTTACTGGATGGGATCACAATCCCAGGCGGGTGCAGCTGcagggtggaggaggagaagagcttGTTTCCCCCCAGAGTTCATCCAAACTGCAGATGATTTCGACAGATGAGGCCATGGGACTCCTTGCTGAACCCATCTGCAGCTTCCTGTCTTCCTCCCTCACCGAGCTGTACCTTTATGGGAGCCGCCAAGAGATGGAGTACTTCACCAAAGAGCAAGAGGACGCCCTTCAGCTCCTTGCCTCCCTCCAGCGTCTCCATATTTACTGGTACAGTAAGCTGCAGCACCTCCCTGCACGGCTTCACAAGCTTACCAACCTCAAGAAATTACTAGTCGGCTATTGTCCGGCCGTCCGGTCACTGCCCAAGGATGGCCTCCCCAAATTACTGCAAGAATTAGATGTCCGCGATTGTGGCAACGAAGAGCTAAAAAATGAATGCAGGGGGTTAGTGGGaaccatcccaaggatcaaactG GCTTCTGCCTTGGAGGGATTTCCGGTGTACATTCTTCTAGCATTGTACAGCTATT TTTTAACCGTTCCATCCACATGCTACTGTACCAATGCCAAAATAGTTCTTGAACTGCATG GCTTCAGTGAACGAAATGCATCTTCAGCCTGGTCACTTCTGGGCTGCGACGGGGATCCAACCAGG CACGGGCATGTAAGATCGCAAGTATTGGGGAAACACTCAGCCTGTGAATCATTAACAGCGAAAAAATGCTGCTCGTCCGGCTtgcttgaagtgttgacactagcTGTTGGAGACGGGTGGAGGGTcatggaagacgaagaagagggtGGCAATTTGCACCAGAGATTGGCCGTTGCAAATGGTGGAGGGGTAAGGGTGGCGGTGGAGTTGGAGTTGGAAGAGGAGGTTCAG AGGAATGGAAAAGTGGATCTGATCCCACAGTCAGGACATCTCCATTCAGCAACGGTGGGATCTGTTGGTACTTGTTTGCCGCCGGTGTAG
- the LOC123409634 gene encoding cysteine-rich receptor-like protein kinase 42 — translation MDRLGGITQTDLEYMLHDEDAEPMAMPFPLLEKITDYFSDESIIGRGGYAVVHKAVLDNGTVAVKKLSNTHMNEKLFLREVECLMKAKHRNIVRFLGYCSDTQGNIFDYDGKKIMADVRQRLLCYEYLRKGSLDNYIKDSLGELKWRKRYHIIKGICDGLNYLHENYILHLDLKPGNILLDDDMMPKITDFGSSRCLEKGQTRVITKHVAGTIGYLAPECYRSEITITHKVDLYSLGVIIMELLTGKKGCGNIEDVRESWSYKSDILWWEQIRVCAEIGIECIDLIPANRPQSMKHIIDRLLVAESSTHVVPTGGVNKLLALHTSALRFTFEANKVIMCPLQLTNNTNKHVAFRLMDKSGQSSFLRLPLYGVVPPNNPYILIVTTEEKKMLPRKWIIDVILGTAIILGDDKHIKTFQCQPEKYFQDMLNEVQEVKLKALYTLPRDIITSSSKTDNTSNRVITQKKRWGTSTIVPKKRERNKICLPRSRLSSRQGSGEPPGGRNQRVQVALKPDAVSGPNEWMAVLQKGKEFEERVRSTPQEDPLNHHFVPRSPKSPHHGGEDQPEQSAFTADLGGP, via the exons ATGGATCGCCTTGGTGGTATAACTCAAACTGACTTGGAGTATATGCTACATGATGAAGATGCCGAGCCAATGGCCATGCCATTCCCTCTCTTGGAGAAAATCACAGATTATTTTTCTGACGAGTCAATAATCGGAAGAGGTGGCTACGCTGTGGTTCACAAG GCAGTGCTTGACAATGGCACTGTCGCTGTAAAGAAGCTGTCCAACACACACATGAATGAGAAGCTGTTCCTCCGAGAGGTGGAATGTCTTATGAAGGCTAAGCACAGAAACATTGTACGATTTTTGGGATATTGCTCTGACacacaaggaaatatttttgactACGACGGGAAAAAGATTATGGCAGACGTACGGCAAAGATTGCTCTGCTATGAGTATCTACGTAAAGGCAGTCTTGATAATTATATTAAAG ATTCACTTGGAGAACTTAAATGGAGGAAACGGTACCATATAATAAAGGGCATCTGTGACGGGTTAAATTATCTTCACGAAAACTATATTCTGCACTTGGATTTAAAACCCGGGAATATTTTACTGGATGATGATATGATGCCGAAAATTACTGATTTCGGATCGTCAAGGTGTCTTGAGAAAGGCCAAACTCGGGTCATTACTAAACATGTGGCTGGAACAAT TGGATATTTGGCACCTGAATGTTATAGAAGTGAAATCACAATCACACACAAAGTAGACTTGTACAGTCTCGGTGTTATAATTATGGAGCTATTGACTGGAAAGAAGGGGTGTGGAAATATTGAAGAT GTACGTGAAAGTTGGAGTTACAAGTCAGATATATTGTGGTGGGAACAAATACGGGTATGTGCTGAGATTGGGATCGAATGCATTGACTTAATACCAGCCAATAGACCACAAAGTATGAAACATATAATTGACAGGCTTTTAGTAGCAGAAAGTAGTACACATGTAGTCCCAACAGGTGGGGTCAACAAGCTCCTTGCCCTTCACACGTCAGCGCTTCGCTTCACTTTCGAGGCCAACAAGGTTATCATGTGCCCGCTTCAGCTAACAAATAACACCAACAAACACGTTGCATTTAGGCTAATGGACAAGAGTGGGCAGTCCTCCTTCCTAAGGCTGCCGCTGTATGGTGTTGTGCCACCTAACAACCCTTACATTCTCATCGTGACAACAGAAGAGAAAAAAATGCTACCACGAAAATGGATCATAGATGTGATCCTGGGCACTGCAATAATATTGGGGGATGATAAGCATATAAAGACTTTCCAATGCCAgccagaaaagtattttcaagacaTGTTGAATGAAGTGCAGGAGGTGAAATTGAAAGCACTTTATACTCTCCCACGTGACATCATAACATCATCATCCAAG ACAGACAATACATCCAACAGAGTGATAACACAAAAGAAACGCTGGGGCACCAGCACAATCGTGCccaagaaaagagaaagaaacaaAATATGCCTTCCTAGGAGCAGGCTAAGTAGCAGGCAAGGGAGTGGAGAGCCGCCGGGCGGTCGCAATCAGCGCGTCCAGGTAGCACTGAAGCCGGACGCGGTCTCGGGTCCTAACGAGTGGATGGCAGTGCTCCAAAAaggcaaggaatttgaagaacgagTTAGAAGCACGCCGCAGGAAGATCCTCTCAATCATCATTTTGTTCCGAGAAGTCCAAAGAGTCCACATCATGGCGGCGAAGACCAGCCAGAACAGTCGGCGTTTACGGCCGACCTGGGTGGCCCGTAG